A region of Halosolutus amylolyticus DNA encodes the following proteins:
- a CDS encoding phytoene/squalene synthase family protein, protein MQQEHIDAGKAIQKRTGKTFYLATRFLPERVRNATHVLYAFFRIADEVVDDAADVPPEKQRAELERLRAQALGEVEPDDPVLVAFQELRERYGIADEEVEEFLDAMATDIDRHRYETYADLEAYMRGSAAAVGVMMTAIMEPDDPETALPHAVKLGEAFQMTNFLRDVREDVVERDRIYVPQETLRAHGVPEEQIERLEYSDSFGAAMAEELRRTEDLYREGVAGIRYLPEDCQLPVLLAAVLYAEHHTIIREQEYDVLSTEPSLSTARKLWCLAKTRWHWHWNRDPEAVFQRVSAIPTVGQDRHRPDPGDRVPTR, encoded by the coding sequence ATGCAACAGGAACATATCGACGCTGGCAAAGCGATCCAGAAACGGACCGGCAAGACGTTTTACCTCGCGACACGGTTTCTCCCCGAGCGCGTCCGCAATGCGACGCACGTCCTCTACGCGTTCTTTCGCATCGCGGACGAAGTCGTCGACGATGCGGCCGACGTTCCGCCCGAGAAACAGCGGGCGGAACTCGAGCGACTCCGGGCACAGGCGCTGGGTGAGGTCGAACCGGACGACCCCGTCCTCGTGGCGTTCCAGGAACTGCGCGAGCGGTACGGCATCGCCGACGAGGAGGTCGAGGAGTTCCTCGACGCGATGGCGACCGACATCGATCGCCACCGGTACGAGACCTACGCCGATCTCGAGGCGTACATGCGCGGTTCGGCCGCCGCGGTCGGCGTGATGATGACTGCGATCATGGAACCCGACGACCCGGAGACCGCCCTTCCACACGCGGTCAAACTGGGAGAAGCCTTCCAGATGACGAACTTCCTGCGGGACGTCCGTGAGGACGTCGTCGAACGCGATCGGATCTACGTTCCCCAGGAGACCCTTCGTGCACACGGCGTCCCGGAGGAGCAGATCGAACGGCTCGAGTACTCGGACTCGTTCGGGGCGGCGATGGCCGAGGAACTCAGACGGACGGAGGACCTCTACCGGGAGGGCGTCGCCGGGATCCGGTATCTCCCCGAAGACTGCCAGCTTCCGGTCCTGCTCGCGGCCGTACTCTACGCCGAACACCACACCATCATCCGCGAGCAGGAGTACGACGTGCTCTCGACCGAGCCGTCGCTGTCGACGGCGCGAAAGCTGTGGTGTCTCGCGAAAACCCGCTGGCACTGGCACTGGAACCGCGACCCCGAGGCGGTGTTCCAGCGCGTCTCGGCGATTCCGACCGTCGGCCAGGACCGCCACCGACCGGATCCGGGCGATCGCGTTCCGACGCGGTGA
- the cruF gene encoding bisanhydrobacterioruberin hydratase, with amino-acid sequence MDSLSTRSHDWTRAAVQRRLETIVRENRFTIAVVFPVVGAVTLVASAEGLLPDPLSYNPFLILFGTLVMRSPLVVGLLPRIDRRAVGALGVLTAFTYAIEIVGVRTDWPYGAFEYGIRLGPMLFGEIPLALPLFFVPLVLNAYLLTLLVLRGWAENPVVRLGTAIAAIVGIDLVLDPAAVAIGFWAYLPPGGYYGVPASNYGGWLLSGTVAVVLVDLAFDRAALRERVRTCEFVLDDLVSFVLLWGSINVLYGNWLAAGVAGIFCLGLFSTDRYDRELVWTALPIGG; translated from the coding sequence ATGGATAGTCTCTCGACGCGGTCCCACGACTGGACGCGAGCGGCAGTCCAGCGGCGACTCGAGACGATCGTCCGCGAGAACCGCTTTACGATCGCGGTCGTCTTCCCCGTCGTCGGGGCGGTGACGCTCGTGGCCAGCGCCGAGGGACTGCTCCCCGATCCGCTCTCGTACAACCCGTTCCTGATCCTGTTCGGGACGCTGGTCATGCGATCGCCGCTCGTCGTCGGCCTCCTCCCGCGGATCGACCGGCGGGCCGTCGGCGCGCTCGGCGTCCTGACGGCGTTTACGTACGCGATCGAGATCGTCGGGGTCCGAACAGACTGGCCCTACGGGGCATTCGAGTACGGGATCCGGCTCGGACCGATGCTGTTCGGGGAGATCCCGCTCGCCTTGCCCCTGTTTTTCGTCCCGCTGGTACTGAACGCGTACCTGCTCACCCTGCTGGTCCTCCGCGGGTGGGCCGAAAACCCCGTCGTTCGGCTGGGGACGGCGATCGCCGCCATCGTCGGGATCGATCTCGTGTTGGACCCCGCCGCCGTCGCGATCGGGTTCTGGGCCTACCTCCCGCCAGGGGGGTACTACGGCGTTCCCGCCTCGAACTACGGCGGCTGGCTCCTCTCTGGCACCGTCGCCGTCGTGCTGGTGGATCTCGCGTTCGATCGGGCGGCGCTCCGAGAGCGCGTTCGAACCTGCGAGTTCGTCCTCGACGACCTGGTGAGCTTCGTCCTGCTATGGGGATCGATCAACGTCCTCTACGGCAACTGGCTCGCGGCCGGCGTGGCCGGCATCTTCTGTCTCGGCCTGTTCAGTACGGACCGCTACGATCGCGAACTGGTGTGGACGGCACTGCCGATAGGCGGGTAG
- a CDS encoding prenyltransferase — MPGNSTSIASSGTRSDPGPESISGSESARGPKSDSDPGRESDPEPGSPIADGDGRGLRDRLSYLVTLSRPRFWLYLAGPVLVGVAYAADGVGDLTSPAAAVLFAYFLLPANVFLYGINDVYDREIDAANPKKEDREARYRGQRWVPAVVAACGVLALLLLPLVPAAAWPWLAAFLVLGAAYSAPPARFKTTPLLDSVSNGLYVTPGIAAYAAVAGTQPPLLAIAGGWLWAMGMHTFSAIPDIDPDRATGIRTTATVLGKRRTYAYVGACWLASAVAFGALDVRLSALMAVYPLLVAAIATASVAVDRAYWWFPAINTVVGAALTMGGLWRLYG; from the coding sequence ATGCCCGGGAACTCGACGTCGATCGCGAGTTCGGGGACGAGATCGGATCCGGGTCCGGAATCCATATCGGGCTCGGAGTCGGCACGGGGACCGAAGTCGGACTCGGACCCGGGTCGGGAGTCAGATCCAGAACCCGGGTCGCCGATCGCCGACGGGGACGGACGAGGTCTGCGCGATCGGCTCTCGTACCTGGTGACGCTATCGCGGCCGCGATTCTGGCTCTACCTCGCGGGACCGGTGCTCGTGGGCGTCGCCTACGCCGCCGACGGCGTCGGTGACCTCACCTCGCCCGCGGCCGCCGTGTTGTTCGCCTACTTCCTCCTCCCGGCGAACGTCTTCCTCTACGGGATCAACGACGTCTACGATCGGGAGATCGACGCCGCGAACCCGAAGAAGGAGGACCGGGAGGCACGGTACCGGGGCCAGCGGTGGGTTCCGGCGGTCGTCGCCGCCTGTGGCGTTCTGGCGCTCCTGCTCCTCCCGCTCGTCCCGGCTGCGGCGTGGCCGTGGCTCGCGGCGTTCCTCGTTCTCGGGGCCGCCTACAGCGCACCGCCGGCGCGGTTCAAGACGACGCCCCTGCTCGACTCGGTCTCGAACGGGCTCTACGTCACGCCGGGGATCGCCGCCTACGCCGCCGTCGCGGGCACGCAGCCGCCGTTGCTGGCGATCGCGGGCGGGTGGCTGTGGGCGATGGGGATGCACACGTTCTCGGCGATTCCGGACATCGACCCCGATCGAGCAACCGGGATCCGGACGACGGCGACGGTGCTCGGGAAGCGTCGAACCTACGCCTACGTCGGCGCGTGCTGGCTCGCGAGCGCCGTCGCCTTCGGGGCGCTCGACGTCCGGTTGAGCGCGCTCATGGCCGTCTACCCCCTGCTCGTCGCGGCCATCGCCACCGCGAGCGTCGCCGTCGATCGGGCCTACTGGTGGTTTCCGGCGATCAACACCGTCGTCGGCGCGGCGCTGACGATGGGCGGCCTCTGGAGGCTCTATGGATAG